A genomic stretch from Paraburkholderia dioscoreae includes:
- a CDS encoding ABC transporter substrate-binding protein has translation MKRFESLPTSRPSLTSPARFASALRVRGVLAVAAAALSIGLTAGFTATPAYAATPLAIGYSDWPGFVAFQIAIEKGWFKEAGVDVNFQWFDYSASLDAFSAGKLDAVGATNGDALVTGASGAKNVMILLTDYSSGNDMIVAKPPVRTVEGLKGKKVGVEIGLVDHLLLDTALEKHALKESDLTLVNAKTNELPQVLASSKDIAAVGAWQPNAGEALKRVPGSRPIFTSADAPGLIYDAITVNPVSLQSRRADWAKVITVWYRCVAYINDPKTQPDAVKIMSARVGLTPAQYLPLLKGTHLLDSAAAKKAFTKGDGLDSVYGSSVNADRFNVRNAVYKQSQNVSAYIDPSLANAQ, from the coding sequence ATGAAACGCTTCGAATCTTTGCCCACATCCCGTCCTTCCCTCACTTCGCCCGCGCGCTTCGCGTCGGCCCTTCGCGTGCGTGGCGTGCTCGCCGTGGCCGCTGCCGCGCTCAGTATCGGACTGACTGCGGGCTTTACCGCGACCCCGGCGTACGCGGCCACGCCGCTCGCCATCGGCTATAGCGACTGGCCCGGCTTCGTCGCCTTTCAGATCGCGATCGAAAAAGGCTGGTTCAAGGAAGCCGGCGTGGACGTCAATTTCCAGTGGTTCGACTACTCGGCCTCGCTCGATGCGTTTTCCGCCGGCAAACTCGATGCGGTCGGCGCAACCAACGGCGACGCGCTGGTGACAGGCGCAAGCGGCGCCAAGAACGTGATGATCCTGCTGACCGACTATTCGAGCGGCAACGACATGATCGTCGCCAAACCGCCGGTGCGCACGGTGGAAGGATTGAAGGGCAAGAAGGTCGGCGTTGAAATCGGCCTCGTCGATCACCTGCTGCTCGACACGGCGCTGGAAAAACACGCGCTGAAGGAATCGGACCTCACGCTCGTCAACGCGAAGACCAACGAATTGCCGCAAGTGCTCGCGTCGTCCAAAGACATCGCCGCGGTCGGCGCCTGGCAACCGAACGCGGGTGAAGCGCTCAAGCGCGTACCGGGCTCGCGGCCGATCTTCACGTCCGCCGACGCCCCCGGCCTGATCTACGACGCGATCACCGTGAACCCCGTCAGCCTGCAATCGCGCAGGGCCGACTGGGCCAAGGTGATCACGGTCTGGTATCGCTGCGTGGCCTATATCAACGATCCGAAGACGCAGCCGGACGCGGTCAAGATCATGTCCGCGCGGGTCGGCCTCACGCCGGCGCAGTACCTGCCCCTGCTCAAAGGCACCCACCTGCTCGACTCCGCGGCGGCGAAGAAGGCCTTCACCAAAGGCGACGGACTGGACTCCGTGTACGGTTCGAGCGTGAACGCCGACAGGTTCAACGTGCGCAACGCCGTGTACAAGCAGTCGCAAAACGTGAGCGCCTATATCGACCCTTCGCTCGCCAACGCGCAGTAA
- a CDS encoding isopenicillin N synthase family dioxygenase: MSSTHTGFQHLPIVDVSGLFSDDIERRLVTARELDRAAREAGFFYVTGHQVSREQQGALIEQAKRFFAAGHDWKMHYYIGNSSAHRGYVPEGEEVFAGGKRDRKEAFDTGRELPADDPDVIAGTPMLGPNSWPEQPGFREAVGGYYEAAFELGRALFRGFSLALGLPEQHFERYLRKPPSQLRLIHYPLDPSAEDRPGIGAHTDYECFTILLPTAPGLEVMNGKGEWIDAPPVGNAFVVNIGDMLEVWTGGTYVATSHRVRKVREERYSFPLFFACDYHTVVAPLPQFATPEAVAKYPPVSAGDHLFAQTAQSFTYLKARLERGELVLPDGSKALASFGQQARYAGAEQDAEG, from the coding sequence ATGAGCTCAACCCATACCGGTTTTCAGCACTTGCCTATCGTCGATGTCAGCGGCCTCTTCAGCGACGACATAGAGCGCCGCCTCGTTACCGCGCGCGAACTGGATCGCGCTGCACGCGAAGCCGGTTTCTTTTACGTCACCGGCCATCAGGTGTCGCGCGAACAGCAGGGCGCGCTGATCGAGCAGGCCAAACGCTTCTTTGCCGCCGGGCACGACTGGAAGATGCACTATTACATCGGCAACTCGAGCGCGCATCGCGGCTATGTGCCCGAAGGCGAGGAAGTCTTCGCGGGCGGCAAGCGCGACAGGAAGGAAGCGTTCGACACAGGCCGCGAACTGCCCGCCGACGACCCCGACGTGATTGCCGGCACACCGATGCTCGGCCCGAATAGCTGGCCCGAACAACCGGGTTTTCGCGAGGCGGTGGGCGGCTACTATGAAGCGGCGTTCGAACTCGGCCGTGCGTTGTTTCGAGGCTTTTCGCTCGCGCTCGGCCTGCCCGAACAGCACTTCGAACGCTATCTGCGCAAGCCGCCGAGCCAGTTGCGCCTGATCCACTATCCGCTCGATCCGTCAGCCGAAGACCGGCCGGGCATCGGCGCGCATACCGACTACGAGTGCTTCACGATCCTGCTGCCGACCGCGCCAGGTCTCGAAGTCATGAACGGCAAGGGCGAGTGGATCGATGCGCCGCCGGTCGGGAACGCCTTCGTCGTGAACATCGGCGACATGCTGGAAGTGTGGACGGGCGGCACCTATGTCGCGACCTCGCATCGCGTGCGCAAGGTGAGGGAGGAGCGCTACTCGTTCCCGCTCTTTTTCGCCTGCGACTATCACACGGTGGTCGCACCGCTGCCGCAGTTCGCGACGCCCGAGGCGGTGGCGAAATATCCGCCGGTGTCGGCGGGCGACCATCTGTTCGCGCAGACGGCGCAGAGCTTTACCTATCTGAAGGCGCGTCTCGAACGGGGAGAACTCGTGTTGCCCGATGGATCGAAGGCGCTGGCGAGCTTCGGCCAGCAGGCGCGTTATGCAGGCGCGGAGCAGGATGCTGAAGGTTGA
- a CDS encoding urea amidolyase associated protein UAAP1 — protein sequence MSTQIPVDLAPIPHVAWETVIPAGTHWSGVLRRGMALRVVDSEGGANLAAVFHRHDEPLERYNMADTLKAQHTAHLTRGHVLYSDMGRVLASITADTLGWHDPLGGVGDAELFASKYGVARYQQHRNAMIRNGRDSLLLELAKHGLGARDLVANINFFSKLAIGEDGALDFVAGHSPAGAAFDLRFEMDTLAAFSTAPHPLNPSSEYEPRPVKLIAYRAYAADACVPADDFCRSACAENERGFVNTDRLFV from the coding sequence ATGTCGACGCAAATCCCAGTCGATCTCGCACCGATCCCGCATGTGGCGTGGGAAACGGTGATTCCCGCCGGCACGCACTGGTCCGGCGTGCTGCGCCGTGGCATGGCGTTGCGCGTCGTCGATAGCGAAGGCGGCGCGAATCTGGCCGCCGTGTTCCACCGGCACGACGAACCGCTCGAACGCTACAACATGGCCGATACGCTGAAGGCGCAGCACACCGCGCATCTGACGCGCGGCCACGTGCTCTACTCGGACATGGGTCGCGTGCTGGCTTCGATCACGGCCGATACGCTCGGCTGGCACGATCCGCTCGGCGGGGTCGGCGACGCGGAACTGTTCGCGAGCAAATACGGCGTGGCCCGTTATCAGCAGCATCGCAACGCGATGATCCGCAACGGCCGCGACAGCCTGCTGCTCGAACTGGCGAAGCACGGCCTCGGCGCACGCGATCTCGTCGCCAACATCAACTTCTTCAGCAAACTCGCGATCGGCGAGGACGGCGCGCTCGACTTCGTAGCAGGCCATTCGCCGGCCGGCGCGGCGTTCGACCTGCGCTTCGAAATGGACACGCTTGCCGCGTTCTCCACCGCGCCGCATCCGCTGAACCCTTCATCCGAATACGAACCGAGGCCCGTCAAGCTGATCGCCTACCGCGCGTATGCGGCCGACGCCTGCGTACCGGCCGACGATTTCTGCCGCTCGGCGTGTGCCGAGAATGAGCGCGGCTTCGTCAACACCGACCGTCTGTTCGTTTAA
- a CDS encoding helix-turn-helix domain-containing protein, whose amino-acid sequence MKKKIARAKGQAVARAILDMDWQWSAHFGDLGLNDLNYSDLFCRMWVDPEDYFAKTALYEFMPGVSRRTAVRYVQELIDRGWLLETSSAEDRRIKQVSLAASIGERLEQFLAYVHQRFAALD is encoded by the coding sequence ATGAAGAAGAAAATTGCGCGTGCCAAAGGTCAGGCCGTCGCGCGCGCCATTCTCGACATGGACTGGCAATGGTCGGCGCATTTCGGCGATCTCGGCCTGAACGATCTGAACTACAGCGATCTGTTCTGCCGCATGTGGGTGGACCCGGAAGACTACTTCGCCAAGACCGCGCTCTACGAGTTCATGCCGGGCGTGAGCCGCCGTACCGCCGTGCGTTACGTTCAGGAGCTGATCGACCGCGGCTGGCTGCTGGAGACGAGTTCCGCCGAAGATCGCCGCATCAAGCAGGTGAGCCTCGCGGCGTCGATCGGGGAGCGGCTCGAGCAGTTTCTGGCTTACGTGCACCAACGGTTCGCGGCGCTGGATTGA
- the uca gene encoding urea carboxylase, translating into MRFRKVLIANRGEIACRVIRTLRRLGIASVAVYSEADRHAMHVMLADEAVCIGQALAAQSYLNSAAILDAARAYGADAVHPGYGFLSENAAFAQACDDAGIRFIGPTPAQMREFGLKHTARELAQANHVALLPGTGLLPDVSTALREADSIGYPVMLKSTAGGGGIGMSLCRDAAQLESVFASVARLGEANFANAGVYLEKFVENARHIEVQIFGDGRGSVIALGERDCSVQRRNQKVIEETPAPGLTHAERSALHASAVRLAQAVKYKSAGTVEFVFDADTRRFYFLEVNTRLQVEHCVTEEVTGIDLVEWMIREAEGELAPLDTLAPVPHGASIQVRLYAEDPHKQFQPSAGVLTHVAFAAAARVDTWVDAGTEVSAFYDPLLAKLIVKGETREAALAALRAALEETQLYGIETNLDYLRAIAGSATFARGEQTTAFLSRFMFAPHTIDVLDGGVQTTVQQTPGRTGYWDIGVPPSGPMDDLSFRLANELLGNPADAAGLECAMVGATLRFNTATLFVLGGAPLAATLDGAPVTLWQVTRAPAGSVLKLGGVTGAGMRVCLALKGGLQVPDYLGSKATFTLGQFGGHAGRALRKGDVLHLADGAGRGEAGAQLDAARVPEMTHDWTLGVLDGPHGAPDFFTADDIAMLYGTRWTVHYNSSRTGVRLIGPKPQWARTDGGEAGLHPSNIHDNAYAVGAVDFTGDMPVILGPDGPSLGGFVCPVTVVGEELWKLGQLRPGDTVRFERMPVKAALAAPEHVAQAGDIGHDCILYRDPTAGEGTGVVYRRSGDQNVLIEYGPLVLDLNLRFRVHALMNWLDAHRLPGIIDLTPGIRSLQVHFDHRMLSHDTLLAHLQQAERELPAVDEMRVPNRIVHLPLSWDDPSTRIAIERYMQSVRPDAPWCPSNIEFIRRINGLNSIDDVKRIVFDARYLVMGLGDVYLGAPVATPLDPRHRLVTTKYNPARTWTPENAVGIGGAYLCVYGMEGPGGYQFVGRTVQMWNRYRTTREFEAGKPWLLRFFDEIRFYEVSEAELAELRTDFIAGRASLKIEESVFDLGAYNRFLKDEAGSIAAFKSAQQAAFDAERERWNAAGHAEYVGETDGETDGDAAAGTAANDALSAGQQGIVADVSGSVWKLLVSEGDRVSDGQAVAIVESMKMEISVTVTGDGVIEAIDCAQGAAVVAGQRLMVMRAGIAADATEEATCK; encoded by the coding sequence ATGAGATTCCGCAAAGTCCTGATTGCCAATCGCGGCGAGATTGCCTGCCGCGTGATTCGTACGCTCAGGCGTCTGGGCATTGCGTCGGTCGCGGTGTATTCGGAGGCCGATCGCCACGCCATGCATGTGATGCTCGCCGATGAGGCGGTGTGCATCGGCCAGGCGCTCGCGGCGCAGAGCTATCTGAACAGCGCGGCGATTCTCGATGCCGCGCGCGCTTACGGCGCTGACGCCGTGCATCCCGGCTACGGTTTTCTGTCCGAGAACGCCGCTTTCGCGCAGGCTTGCGACGACGCGGGGATTCGCTTCATCGGCCCGACCCCGGCGCAGATGCGCGAGTTCGGCCTGAAGCATACGGCGCGTGAACTGGCGCAAGCCAACCACGTTGCGCTGCTGCCGGGCACCGGCTTGCTGCCCGACGTGAGCACGGCGTTGCGCGAGGCGGACTCGATCGGCTATCCCGTGATGCTGAAAAGCACCGCGGGCGGCGGCGGTATCGGCATGTCGCTGTGTCGCGACGCGGCGCAACTGGAGAGCGTGTTCGCCTCGGTCGCGCGGCTCGGCGAAGCCAACTTTGCCAACGCCGGCGTCTACCTCGAAAAGTTCGTCGAGAACGCGCGCCATATCGAAGTGCAGATTTTCGGCGACGGCCGCGGCAGCGTGATCGCCCTTGGCGAGCGCGACTGCTCGGTGCAGCGGCGCAACCAGAAGGTGATTGAAGAAACGCCCGCGCCCGGATTGACGCATGCGGAACGCAGCGCGCTGCATGCGAGCGCGGTGCGTCTTGCCCAGGCCGTGAAGTACAAATCCGCAGGCACGGTCGAGTTCGTTTTCGATGCCGACACGCGCCGTTTCTATTTCCTCGAAGTGAACACGCGGCTGCAAGTCGAGCATTGCGTGACGGAAGAGGTCACGGGTATCGATCTGGTGGAGTGGATGATTCGCGAGGCCGAGGGCGAACTCGCGCCGCTCGACACGCTCGCTCCCGTGCCGCATGGTGCAAGCATCCAGGTGCGTCTGTATGCGGAAGACCCGCACAAGCAGTTTCAACCGAGCGCGGGCGTGCTGACGCATGTCGCGTTCGCCGCCGCCGCGCGGGTCGACACCTGGGTCGATGCGGGCACGGAAGTCAGTGCTTTCTACGATCCGTTGCTCGCCAAGCTCATCGTCAAAGGCGAAACGCGCGAGGCCGCGCTCGCGGCACTGCGCGCCGCGCTGGAAGAAACGCAGCTCTACGGCATCGAGACCAATCTCGACTATCTGCGCGCGATTGCCGGCTCGGCGACGTTTGCACGCGGTGAGCAGACCACGGCGTTCCTGTCGCGCTTCATGTTCGCGCCGCACACCATCGACGTGCTCGACGGCGGCGTGCAGACAACCGTGCAGCAGACGCCCGGACGCACCGGCTATTGGGACATCGGCGTGCCGCCGTCGGGTCCGATGGACGATCTGTCGTTCCGCCTCGCCAACGAACTGCTCGGCAATCCCGCCGATGCCGCAGGGCTCGAATGCGCGATGGTCGGCGCCACGTTGCGCTTCAATACCGCGACGCTGTTCGTGCTGGGCGGCGCGCCGCTCGCTGCGACGCTGGACGGTGCGCCGGTTACGCTCTGGCAGGTCACGCGCGCGCCTGCGGGTTCGGTGCTCAAGCTCGGCGGCGTGACGGGCGCCGGCATGCGGGTGTGTCTCGCACTCAAGGGCGGCCTGCAAGTGCCGGATTATCTGGGCAGCAAGGCGACTTTCACGCTCGGCCAGTTCGGCGGCCATGCGGGGCGTGCGCTGCGCAAGGGTGACGTGCTGCATCTCGCGGACGGAGCGGGCCGTGGCGAAGCGGGCGCGCAACTGGACGCGGCACGCGTGCCGGAGATGACGCACGACTGGACGCTCGGCGTGCTCGACGGCCCGCATGGCGCGCCCGATTTCTTCACGGCCGACGACATCGCGATGCTCTACGGCACCCGCTGGACGGTGCACTACAACTCCAGCCGCACGGGGGTGCGCCTGATCGGCCCGAAGCCGCAATGGGCGCGCACGGACGGCGGCGAGGCGGGGCTGCATCCGTCGAATATTCACGACAACGCGTATGCGGTCGGCGCGGTGGATTTCACCGGCGACATGCCCGTGATTCTCGGCCCCGACGGTCCGAGTCTGGGCGGTTTCGTATGTCCGGTCACGGTGGTGGGCGAGGAGTTGTGGAAGCTCGGGCAACTGCGCCCCGGCGATACGGTGCGCTTCGAACGCATGCCGGTCAAAGCGGCGCTCGCCGCGCCGGAGCATGTGGCTCAGGCCGGCGACATTGGCCACGATTGCATCCTCTATCGCGATCCCACGGCAGGCGAGGGCACTGGCGTGGTGTATCGCCGCTCCGGCGACCAGAACGTGCTGATCGAATACGGCCCGCTCGTGCTCGACCTGAACCTGCGCTTTCGCGTGCATGCGTTGATGAACTGGCTCGACGCGCACCGGCTGCCGGGCATCATCGATCTGACGCCCGGCATCCGTTCGTTGCAGGTGCATTTCGACCATCGCATGCTGTCGCACGACACCTTGCTCGCGCATCTCCAGCAAGCCGAGCGCGAACTGCCCGCCGTCGACGAGATGCGCGTGCCGAACCGCATCGTGCATCTGCCGCTCTCCTGGGACGACCCGTCGACGCGAATCGCGATCGAGCGCTACATGCAGTCGGTGCGTCCCGATGCACCGTGGTGTCCGAGCAATATCGAGTTCATTCGCCGCATCAATGGGTTGAATAGCATCGACGACGTGAAGCGCATTGTGTTCGACGCGCGCTACCTCGTCATGGGCCTCGGCGACGTCTATCTCGGCGCACCGGTCGCGACGCCGCTCGATCCGCGCCACCGGCTCGTCACCACCAAATACAACCCGGCGCGCACGTGGACGCCGGAGAACGCGGTGGGCATCGGCGGTGCGTATCTGTGCGTGTATGGGATGGAAGGGCCGGGCGGCTATCAGTTCGTCGGCCGCACCGTGCAGATGTGGAACCGCTATCGCACCACGCGCGAGTTCGAAGCGGGCAAGCCCTGGCTGCTGCGCTTCTTCGACGAAATCCGCTTCTACGAAGTCAGCGAAGCGGAGCTGGCCGAGCTGCGCACGGATTTCATCGCGGGCCGCGCGAGCCTGAAGATCGAGGAGTCCGTGTTCGACCTCGGCGCGTACAACCGCTTCCTGAAAGACGAAGCCGGATCGATTGCCGCGTTCAAAAGCGCGCAGCAAGCCGCCTTCGACGCGGAGCGCGAGCGCTGGAACGCCGCCGGTCATGCCGAATACGTCGGCGAAACTGATGGCGAAACGGATGGCGATGCAGCCGCCGGCACTGCGGCGAACGACGCGCTTTCGGCCGGTCAGCAAGGCATCGTCGCCGACGTGTCGGGCA
- a CDS encoding sugar phosphate isomerase/epimerase family protein, which produces MKFELFKTFWGFDGGPRDAAPLVRAAGFDGIEAPVPPGGAARDAFAEAIADEGLGFIAEITTAGSYVPERSATSADHLRDLEEKIVWGKPLEPRFFNVMAGCDAWSAATQVDFFTRAVEIAAKHDVICSFETHRGRSFFNPWITRDVARAVPSLKLTCDFSHWVSVCERLLDSEWDTILELAPHAHHLHGRVGYPQGPQVPHPAAPEYADCLASHQRIWEALWTAQIGQGYTVTTMTPEFGPDGYLHTLPFTNAPVADLWEINTWMGREERRHLAAFLAGRGAQQTQSHFNPQAAQASLLS; this is translated from the coding sequence ATGAAATTCGAATTGTTCAAGACGTTCTGGGGATTCGATGGCGGTCCGCGCGATGCCGCGCCGCTGGTGCGGGCCGCGGGCTTCGACGGTATCGAAGCGCCGGTGCCGCCCGGCGGCGCGGCGCGCGACGCTTTTGCGGAGGCGATCGCGGACGAAGGCCTCGGCTTCATCGCGGAGATCACGACGGCGGGCAGCTATGTGCCGGAGCGCTCGGCCACGTCGGCCGATCATCTGCGGGATCTGGAGGAGAAGATCGTCTGGGGCAAGCCGCTCGAACCGCGCTTCTTCAATGTGATGGCCGGTTGCGACGCATGGTCTGCCGCGACCCAAGTGGACTTCTTCACCCGCGCGGTGGAAATCGCCGCGAAGCACGACGTGATCTGCAGTTTCGAAACGCACCGCGGGCGTTCGTTCTTCAACCCGTGGATTACGCGGGATGTCGCGCGCGCCGTGCCCTCGCTCAAGCTGACCTGCGACTTCAGCCATTGGGTGTCCGTCTGCGAGCGGCTGCTCGACAGCGAGTGGGACACGATCCTCGAACTTGCGCCGCATGCGCATCATCTGCATGGCCGTGTCGGCTATCCGCAAGGTCCGCAGGTGCCGCACCCGGCAGCGCCGGAGTACGCGGATTGCCTCGCCTCGCATCAGCGGATCTGGGAAGCGCTGTGGACCGCGCAGATCGGGCAGGGCTACACGGTCACGACGATGACGCCGGAGTTCGGCCCTGACGGCTATCTGCACACGCTGCCGTTTACGAATGCGCCGGTGGCCGATCTATGGGAGATCAATACATGGATGGGCCGCGAGGAACGGCGCCATCTGGCCGCGTTTCTTGCCGGGCGCGGCGCGCAGCAAACGCAATCGCATTTCAACCCGCAGGCCGCCCAGGCGTCACTCCTCTCATGA
- a CDS encoding urea amidolyase associated protein UAAP2, whose translation MPIIESKLELRHAVYDLTLPSGEPWLHEVKRGQVFRILDLEGNQAVDTLFYNSADPLERYSAQDTIRAQRNLYLSAGSVLMSNLGKPMLTIVADTCGRHDTLGGACAAESNTVRYALDKRYMHNCRDSFLHAITHCTCGVGTQLGKRDIVSNINFFMNVPVTPPGKLTFEDGISAPGKYVEMRADMDVTVLISNCPQLNNPCNGYNPTPVRLTIWDAQ comes from the coding sequence ATGCCTATTATCGAAAGCAAGCTCGAACTCCGTCATGCGGTCTACGACCTGACGCTGCCTTCGGGCGAACCGTGGCTGCATGAAGTCAAGCGCGGACAGGTGTTCCGCATTCTCGACCTGGAAGGCAATCAGGCGGTCGACACGCTGTTCTACAACAGCGCCGATCCGCTCGAACGCTATAGCGCGCAGGACACGATCCGCGCGCAGCGCAATCTCTATCTCTCGGCCGGCAGCGTGCTGATGTCGAACCTCGGCAAGCCGATGCTGACGATCGTCGCCGACACATGCGGCAGGCACGATACGCTCGGCGGCGCGTGCGCGGCCGAAAGCAACACGGTGCGCTATGCACTCGACAAGCGTTACATGCACAACTGCCGCGACAGCTTCCTGCATGCGATCACGCATTGCACCTGCGGCGTGGGCACGCAACTCGGCAAGCGCGACATTGTGAGCAACATCAACTTTTTCATGAACGTGCCGGTCACGCCGCCCGGCAAACTGACTTTCGAGGACGGCATCTCCGCGCCGGGCAAGTACGTCGAAATGCGCGCCGACATGGATGTGACGGTGCTGATTTCGAACTGCCCTCAGTTGAACAATCCGTGCAACGGCTACAACCCGACGCCCGTGCGACTGACGATATGGGATGCGCAATGA
- a CDS encoding rod shape-determining protein — protein MFGFLRGYFSNDLAIDLGTSNTLIYMRGKGIVLDEPSVVSIRQEGGPNGKKIILAVGKEAKQMLGKVPGNIEAIRPMKDGVIADFNITQQMIKRFIQMAHESRMFAPSPRIIICVPCGSTQVERRAIKEAAHSAGASQVYLIEEPMAAATGAGLPVSEATGSMVVDIGGGTTEVGVISLGGIVYKGSVRVGGDKFDDAIVNYIRRNYGMLIGEQTAEAIKKEIGSAFPGSEVKEMEVKGRNMSEGIPRSFTVSSNEILEALTDPLNQIVSAVKIALEQTPPELGADIAERGIMLAGGGALLRDLDRLLAEETGLPVFVAEAPLTCVVRGSGMALERIDKFGGAFSYE, from the coding sequence ATGTTCGGTTTTCTGCGCGGCTATTTTTCCAACGACCTGGCAATCGACCTCGGCACGTCGAACACGCTCATCTACATGCGTGGCAAGGGTATCGTGCTCGACGAACCTTCGGTGGTCTCGATTCGTCAGGAAGGCGGTCCGAACGGCAAGAAGATCATTCTGGCCGTCGGCAAGGAAGCAAAACAGATGCTCGGCAAGGTGCCGGGCAATATCGAGGCGATCCGCCCGATGAAAGACGGCGTGATCGCCGACTTCAACATTACCCAGCAGATGATCAAGCGCTTCATCCAGATGGCGCACGAGTCGCGTATGTTCGCGCCGTCGCCGCGCATCATCATCTGCGTGCCGTGCGGCTCTACCCAGGTGGAGCGCCGCGCGATCAAGGAAGCCGCGCACAGCGCGGGCGCCTCGCAGGTCTATCTGATCGAGGAGCCGATGGCCGCGGCCACCGGCGCGGGCTTGCCGGTGTCGGAAGCGACCGGCTCGATGGTGGTCGACATTGGCGGCGGCACCACCGAAGTGGGCGTGATCTCGCTCGGCGGCATTGTCTATAAAGGCTCGGTGCGCGTGGGCGGCGACAAGTTCGACGACGCGATCGTCAACTACATTCGCCGCAACTACGGCATGCTGATCGGCGAGCAAACGGCTGAAGCCATCAAGAAGGAAATCGGCTCCGCGTTTCCGGGCTCCGAAGTCAAGGAGATGGAAGTCAAGGGCCGCAATATGTCGGAAGGGATTCCGCGCAGCTTCACGGTGTCCAGCAACGAGATTCTCGAAGCGCTGACCGATCCGCTCAACCAGATCGTCTCCGCCGTGAAGATCGCGCTGGAGCAGACGCCGCCGGAACTGGGCGCGGACATTGCCGAGCGCGGCATCATGCTGGCGGGCGGCGGCGCGCTGCTGCGCGATCTGGACCGTCTGCTGGCAGAAGAAACGGGCTTGCCGGTGTTCGTCGCCGAAGCGCCGCTGACGTGCGTGGTGCGCGGTTCAGGCATGGCGCTCGAACGGATCGACAAATTCGGCGGCGCGTTCTCTTACGAATGA